A part of Myxococcus landrumus genomic DNA contains:
- a CDS encoding ATP synthase F0 subunit C, which produces MTNLALAFLAAGLGAGLSIIGAALGIGKLAAAAMDATGRQPAAGGDIRTTMIIAAALIEGATLFALVVCVLLAVKS; this is translated from the coding sequence ATGACCAACCTCGCTCTTGCCTTCCTCGCCGCCGGCCTCGGTGCCGGTCTCTCCATCATCGGCGCCGCCCTCGGCATCGGTAAGCTCGCCGCCGCCGCCATGGACGCGACGGGCCGTCAGCCCGCCGCCGGTGGCGACATCCGCACCACGATGATCATCGCCGCGGCCCTCATCGAAGGCGCCACGCTGTTCGCGCTGGTCGTTTGCGTGCTTCTGGCCGTCAAGTCGTAA